A window from Poseidonibacter antarcticus encodes these proteins:
- a CDS encoding cbb3-type cytochrome c oxidase subunit I, which produces MQNGAQIEYDYSVAKAFTFATILFGIIGMTVGVILAFQLAFPELSNLAGEYGTFSRLRPIHTNGVAFGFTLSGVFAGWYYIGQRVLKVSLKESPFL; this is translated from the coding sequence ATGCAAAACGGTGCACAAATTGAGTATGATTACTCAGTTGCAAAAGCCTTTACATTTGCAACAATTTTGTTTGGTATCATTGGTATGACAGTAGGTGTTATACTTGCGTTTCAATTGGCGTTTCCTGAGTTAAGTAACTTAGCTGGGGAGTATGGTACATTTAGTAGATTAAGACCTATTCACACAAATGGTGTTGCATTTGGTTTTACTTTAAGTGGTGTTTTTGCTGGATGGTATTACATTGGGCAAAGAGTATTAAAAGTTTCTTTAAAAGAATCTCCATTTTTA